In a genomic window of Dyadobacter fermentans DSM 18053:
- a CDS encoding TonB-dependent receptor: MMKILITILFLAAQAHLVFSQKLTISGTVRDAANGELLVGATIADSLSQTGVQTNAYGFFSLEIPSPDHPVKISFVGYTPLYINNLTKHKFPLDIKLAQSNLLKEVTVKEIRNSDALIGSLSIPMDKIKSMPALLGEVDVLKALSLTPGVSTGTEGSAGLYIRGGTPDQNLILLDEVPVYNVTHLGGFFSVFNPNSLKSVDLYKSAFPARYGGRLASVIDLTMKDGNNQKFGGEAGIGILNQSLTLEGPIVKNKASFIVSGRVSTLGLSALLQPKKPSGYGETRKYRFYDLNAKLNYQINKTDQIYLSFYNGFDRFTYGEWSANSGRETETSLGNNWGNTTATLRYSKVLSQKLFARFILLYSKYTSEFNNEFEDINPNRDPVRLYRNTNAGVTDLGSKIQFDYFASNRVNLQFGLDATRHSFSPFVTKSNYSGSQESSGAGKLPATQLDFYADADINLTSNLRFNPGFRYSLYNVNNQTFWNPEPRLGLNWSLPANWALKGGYAIMNQYVHLLTNNGFGFGYDAWLPSTDKVTPSRSAQISIGLYKTFPRQGLEFSLEGYSKRMKNLIDYPDGTNFTGLLAESWDDIVIKNGAGRVQGIEMMLSKTTGRFNGWISYTLSKSERKFTEINDGAWFPMKYDRRHHIAATANYEIGKKWKLSASFVYQTGHAVTLPEGALITENSGGPRFIYDKRNNGRMPAFHRLDIGASKSLITPGKRKAELRFGLYNVYNRNNPLYLDMKTERKNYTPTAISIKQVSFFPILPYIGYTLKF; this comes from the coding sequence ATGATGAAAATATTGATCACGATCCTCTTCCTGGCAGCCCAGGCACATCTCGTATTTTCCCAAAAATTAACGATAAGCGGAACCGTTCGGGATGCTGCGAATGGCGAACTTCTTGTGGGGGCAACTATCGCAGACAGCCTTTCTCAAACAGGCGTACAAACAAATGCATACGGTTTTTTCAGTTTGGAAATACCCTCACCGGACCATCCCGTCAAAATCAGTTTTGTAGGCTATACGCCGCTGTATATCAATAATTTAACCAAACATAAATTCCCGCTTGATATTAAATTGGCGCAGTCCAATTTGCTCAAAGAAGTGACGGTAAAAGAAATAAGAAATTCGGATGCGCTTATCGGGAGTTTATCCATTCCGATGGACAAAATAAAATCAATGCCGGCCTTATTGGGTGAGGTGGATGTCTTAAAAGCGCTGAGCCTTACACCGGGTGTTTCGACGGGCACGGAGGGAAGCGCCGGCTTGTATATCCGGGGCGGAACGCCCGATCAGAATTTGATTCTGCTCGATGAAGTTCCCGTATATAATGTCACGCATTTGGGTGGATTCTTTTCGGTTTTTAATCCTAACTCTTTGAAATCGGTTGATTTATACAAAAGCGCATTCCCCGCCCGCTATGGCGGCAGGCTTGCTTCGGTAATAGACCTGACTATGAAAGACGGAAATAACCAGAAATTCGGTGGCGAAGCGGGCATTGGAATCCTTAACCAAAGCCTGACATTGGAGGGGCCTATTGTTAAAAACAAAGCCTCGTTTATCGTTTCCGGGAGAGTTTCCACACTGGGGCTTTCTGCCTTATTGCAGCCCAAAAAACCGAGCGGATACGGTGAAACCCGGAAATATCGCTTCTACGATCTTAATGCGAAACTGAATTACCAGATCAATAAAACGGATCAGATTTATCTGAGCTTTTATAATGGATTTGACCGGTTTACCTACGGTGAATGGAGCGCCAATAGCGGACGGGAAACAGAAACTTCCCTGGGTAATAATTGGGGAAATACGACCGCCACACTCCGATATAGCAAAGTATTATCTCAAAAACTCTTCGCCCGGTTTATTTTGCTCTATTCAAAATACACCAGTGAATTCAACAATGAATTCGAGGACATTAACCCGAACAGGGACCCGGTCAGGCTCTATCGAAATACCAATGCAGGAGTAACGGATTTAGGCAGTAAAATTCAGTTTGACTATTTCGCTTCCAATCGGGTAAATCTGCAATTCGGTCTGGATGCTACAAGGCATTCATTTAGTCCGTTTGTTACAAAAAGCAATTACAGTGGCTCACAGGAAAGTAGCGGAGCAGGTAAGCTACCGGCAACGCAGCTGGATTTTTACGCGGATGCCGATATTAATCTTACTTCTAATTTACGCTTCAATCCCGGCTTCCGGTATAGTTTGTATAATGTGAATAACCAAACTTTTTGGAATCCTGAACCGCGCCTGGGGTTGAACTGGTCGCTTCCGGCAAATTGGGCTTTGAAGGGTGGCTATGCAATTATGAATCAATATGTTCACCTGCTTACCAACAATGGTTTCGGTTTCGGTTATGACGCGTGGCTGCCTTCCACGGACAAGGTAACGCCTTCACGAAGCGCACAGATTTCCATCGGATTATATAAAACTTTTCCCCGGCAAGGCCTGGAATTTTCACTGGAAGGGTATTCAAAAAGGATGAAAAACCTGATCGATTATCCCGACGGAACCAATTTCACGGGCTTACTTGCAGAGTCATGGGATGATATTGTCATCAAAAATGGCGCAGGACGCGTACAGGGAATTGAAATGATGCTAAGCAAAACGACGGGACGTTTCAATGGCTGGATTTCATATACTTTATCCAAATCAGAAAGAAAATTCACAGAAATTAACGACGGTGCATGGTTCCCGATGAAATATGACAGGCGACATCATATAGCGGCGACGGCCAACTACGAAATCGGTAAGAAATGGAAATTAAGCGCCAGCTTTGTTTACCAGACAGGCCATGCTGTTACTTTGCCCGAAGGTGCCCTGATAACTGAAAATAGTGGCGGCCCAAGATTTATTTATGACAAGCGAAACAACGGACGAATGCCCGCATTTCACCGCCTCGACATTGGCGCAAGCAAATCGCTGATAACTCCCGGCAAACGAAAAGCGGAACTACGGTTTGGTTTATACAAT